Within Massilia endophytica, the genomic segment CCGCTTTCCTTGGCTTCGTAAAGCAGCGTATCGGCCGCGCGCACCAGCTGCGCGGACGTGTTGTCTGCGCCCGGCTGCATGCAGACCACACCCATGCTGATGGTGACATGGTCGCTGGTGGGCGAGTTGCGGTGCGGGAGGGCCAGCGTTGCCACTTCCTCCAGCAGCCGCCTGGCCACGGTTTCGGCTCCCGAGGCGTCGACCTGGGGCAGCAGCAGGGCGAATTCTTCGCCGCCGTAGCGGGCCAGCATGTCGTGCGGGCGCTGGGCGCAGCGCTGCATGGCGGCCGCCACCTGCTGCAGGCAGGAGTCGCCTGCCTGGTGGCCGTAGCTGTCGTTATACAGCTTGAAGTGGTCGATATCGATCAGGACCAGGGACAGGGGCGTGCCGGCGCGCATGCAGCTGCGCCACTCGCTGTCCAGGGTGTCGCTGAAGCTGCGCCGGTTCGAAACGCCGGTCAGGGAGTCGGTAAGACTCAGCTCGCGCATGGCGTCGGCCTGGCGCTTGAGGGTGAGCTGGGTGCGTACCCTCGCCTTCACCACGGCCACGTTGAAGGGCTTGGAAATGAAGTCCATGGCGCCCGCTTCGAGGGCGCGCGTTTCGTCTTCGGGATTGGAGAGCGCGGTCACGAAGATGACCGGTATCGAGCTCAGTTCGGCCGAGGCGCGCAGGGCGGCGCATACTTCGAAGCCGTCCATGCCGGGCATCACGGCATCGAGAAGGATGAGGTCCGGGCGCTGGTTGCGCGCCAGCTCCAGCGCCTTGACGCCATCCAGCGCGAACAGCACGTCGTGTTCGTCGCCCAGCACATGGTGCAGGATCTGGATGTTCTCCATTGCGTCGTCGACGATCAGGATACGGCCATTGGCGGCCAGGTCGGTCCAGCTCATTCAGTCATCATCCGTTTTAGCAGCTCGTTGACCTGCTGTGCCGCGGCCGGGAAATCCAGGGTCTCGATGGCACGCGCCAGGGCGGGCAGGGCGCCGCCCCCTTCTTCCTCCAGCGCCGGGCGCAGGGACTGGAAATGGGACAGCGCCTTCAGGTTGTTATTTGCAAGTAAGGATACCAGTTCTTGCAGAGATTGCACCAGATTGGCGCGCTGGGCCGGCTCCGCCTCGCCCGCGCGCTGCAGCGGCAGGGGCAGGGCGCGGGCGCCTTCCGTCACCACGGCAATAGCCTGGTCCAGGGCCTTGAGCAGGGATGCCAGGGCCGCTTCGTCGTGTTCCCCGATGGCCGCTTCGGCGCGCGCTGCCAGCCCGGCGACCTCCATCGCCCCCAGGTTGGCGGCCACGCCGCGCAGGCGGTGCAGGGTGATCACCGCCTGCCCCCGGTCGTGGCATGCCAGGCATTCGCGCACCTCGCTCACGGCGCCGCCCTGGGAGTTCTCGAAGCGCTTGAGCAGGCCCACGAAGGCTGGATAGTTGCCCGCCATGCGGTTCAGGGCGGTTTCCAGTTCGATGCCGGGCACCCGTTCCGGGCGTTCCGGCGCCTGGCTTTGCGCCTGCTGGGCGGAGTCCTGCGCCAGCGATGGCACCAGCTTCACCAGCACGGCGATCAGCTCCTCGACATCGATCGGCTTTGCCAGATGGGCATCCACGCCTGCCGCCATGGCGCGCTCCCGGTCTTCTTCCATCGCATTGGCCGTCATGGCGGCGATGGGCAACGCCGTCAGGCCCATGGCCCGGATGGCGGCCGTGGCTTCGAAGCCGTTCATGACGGGCATCTGCAGGTCCATCAGCACCACGTCGCAGCGCGCGGGGTGCTCGCGCAGCATGTCGACGGCCATCTGGCCGTTCTCCGCGATCTCGACGCGGGCGCCCGAGTGGAGCAGGATATAGCGCGCCATTTCCTGGTTGATCTCGTTGTCTTCCACCAGCAGCACGCGCAGGCCGGGCAGGCGGCCGGAGAGCTGGGTGGATACCGGCGCCTCGCCTGGCTGGCCGCTGCCGCTGAGGGCGCGGAGGACGATCTGGGCCAGGCGCGACGGCGTCCAGGGCTTGGCCAGGACCGCGGCGATCTCCAGACCCTCCGCCAGCTGGAGCAGGTCTTCCGCTGCGGTTTCGGAGGCCATGACGATGGCGGGCGGGAAGGGCAGGCGCGCCTCGCTGCGGGCCTGCGTCAGCATGCTGACGCCGTCCAGTTCCGGCATGGCGCTGTCGATCAGCAGCAGGTCGAGCCGCTGGCCTTCGTTTTCCAGCTGGCGCAGCATGCCAAGCGCTTCGGCGCCGCTCGCTGCCATACGCAGCTGCCAGTTCCAGGCGCGGCCCGCCCCGGCCAGCGCCTGGCGCGCGCTGGCATTGTCGTCCACGATCAGCACCCGCAGGCCCTGCAGGCTCTCTGCGGCGGCGCTGTCCTCCTGCGCGCCCAGGGCCAGCGGCACCGCGAGGTGGAAGCTGGAGCCCACGCCCGGCTGGCTGTGGACCGTGATCTCGCCGCCCATCAGGTCCGTCAGGCGCTTGCTGATGGAGAGGCCCAGGCCCGCGCCGCCGTAGCGGCGGCTGGTGCTGGTGTCGCCCTGCGAGAAAGCCTCGAACATATGTTCCTGCTGCTCGGGGGTGATGCCGATGCCGGTGTCGCGTACCGTGAAGCCGAGCCAGATGCAGCCGCTTTCCTCGCGCAGCCTGCGCACCGTGAGCACCACCTCGCCCTGTTCGGTGAATTTGACCGCATTGCCCAGGAGGTTGATGAGGATCTGCTGCAGCCGCATGGCATCGCCTTCGAGTTCCGCGGGGAGGGCAGGGTCGACGTCGAACACCGGTTCCAGCCCTTTCTCCCATGCCGCATCGGCCGTCAGCACGGCGGCGCTGGCGAGAATATGATCCAGCTTGAAGGCGGCATGCTCCAGCGTGAGCTGGCCGGCTTCGATGCGGGAGAAGTCCAGCACGTCGTTGACCAGGCCCAGGAGGGACTGGGTGGCCAGCTGGATCTTGGTGAGGTAGCTGCGCTCGCGCCGCTCCAGCGGCGCTTCCTCCAGCAGGCGCGCGAGGCCGATGATGACGTTCATCGGCGTGCGTATCTCGTGGCTCATATTGGCCACGAACTCGCTTTTCGCGCGGCTGGCCGCTTCCGCCCGGTCGCGCGCCCGCACCAGCGCCTCGTTCGTTTCGTGTACGCGCAGTTCGCTGCGTTTGAGTTCCGTCACGTCCGAAGCCAGCATGTAGCAGCCGCGCAGGGCGCCGTTCTCGTCGAGGTCCGGTAGATAGTTGATCCACAGATATAGCGTTTCGCCGCCCGCCAGCTGCACCTCGCGCGCGAAATTCTGCGGCCTGCCCGCCTGCACACCCTCGATCCGGGGCATGAGATGGTTCAGGCGTGCCGGGTCGATCAGCTGGCTGGCATGCATGCCTACCGTGTCCTCCAGCGGCCTGCCGAGCCAGTTGAGGAAGAACTTGTTGGCGAAGCGGCAGACCAGGTCCTTGTCCCAGTAGGCCACCATGCCGGGCAGGTTGTCCGTGACCGTGCGCAGGAAGGTATTGCTGCGGGCCAGCTGCAGCGAAGTCTGGCGCAGTGCCTCGTCTGCCCGCTTGCGCTCGGTGATATCGATGGCCATCCCAAGGATGTGGGTGGGCGCCCCGCTTTCGTCGCGCAGGGCCACCTTGCGGGTGGTAAGGATATGCACGACGCGGTCGGCGCTGGTCAGCTCCTCGTCCTGCAGCTCGATGGTTTCATGGGAGGCTTCCGCCTGGCGGTCGCCCGCGGTGAAGCGTTCCGCTTCTGCCGGGGGGAAGAGTTCCGTATCCGCCATTCCCAGCATGTCGCCGCGCGGACGGCCCAGCACCCGTTCGAACTCGCGGTTCACCATCTCGTAGCGCAGGTCGCCGGCGCGCTTCACGAAGATCAGGGCAGGCATGTTCTCGACCACGGAGCGGAACAGCTGGCGCGACTGGCGCAGCGCGGCCTCCGTCTGCTTCTGTGCCGTGACGTCCAGCAGCAGGCCCGTGATGCCGACCAGCCTGCCATCGGTGAACACGGGATAGTAGCCGGTGATGTAGTGGTTGACGCGGCCCGGCCAGGCGGGAGAGGTGCCGCTCAATTCGATATTGGCGATGGGCTGGCCGGTCTTCAGCACCTGCTCGTAGGCCAGGCGCACGTCGTGGCGCACCTTGTCGTCCTGAATCAGCTCGCCGAAACTGCGGCCGATGTGGGCGCTGACCGGCGCCGCGTTCACGGCGGCCAGGTATTCGTTGATCATCACCACCTTCAGGTCCGGATCGACGAAGCTCAGGCCGACGGGCGCCGTGGCGTACACGTTTTCCAGCAGGGCCTTGGAATCCGCCAGCTGCGCGGTGCGCTCGGCCACCAGGGCCTCCAGTTCGTGGCGATGGCGCATGATGTCCACCTCCACCTGCAGCAGCGCCTCCCCCACTTCGCGCGCTTCGCGGAAGGTCATTTCCTCCAGCTTCAGGGGCGTTCCCGCCGCCAGCGCCCGGGCGGGACCGCTCAGGGCGCGCACCGAACGGCCGATGCTGCCGCCCACCGACCAGGCCAACAGGAAGCCCACGCCCAGCAGCACGAGGATGCCCGCCGAAATGAGGGAGGCGAACTTGCGCAGGCCGCCGATCACGGTGCTCTCGGGAACCGCTACGACGACGGTCCAGCCGCTGTCCGGGGCCTTGCGGTAGCTGCCCACCATGCGCACGCCATCCAGGGTGATGGCGCCTCCTTTGCCTTGTTCGGTGTCGCCGATAAAGTCCAGCAGGGCGCCGTCGGCGGCGCCCCCCGGCGCCAGCGTGCCGCTGCTGGCGACCACCTTGCCGCTGGCATCGAGCAGCGTCACGGAGATCTGCTGCGGCAGTTCCAGGTCGGCCAGCAGGCGGCGCAGCGCTGCAGGCTGGAACAGCACGCTGACGACATAGGCGGGTTTGCCGTCCAGGATGACGGGCACGTCGATGGCGAACAGGGGCTGGTGGGAAAGCGAGCCGACGAACAGGTCGGACAGGCGCGGCTTTCCGCCCTCCAGGGCCAGCTTCAGCCGGGCCGCGTTGGCGGGATGGGGCAAGGGCTGTCCCTCGGCAATGGAGGGGTTGGCCAGCTGCTGGCCATCCGGCGCGTGCAGGGCGATCTGGTAGCCGGGAAAATCGGCGTCCATCTGGTCGGCAGCCTGGGCGCGGAAGGCGGCGAAGTCGCCCTGTTTCAGGCTGGGCGAACTGGCGAGGGTTTGGGCAATGGCTTTCCCGATGCGCAGGTCGCGTTCCACGGCGGCGGCAAGGGTGCGCGCCATGCGCTGGGCCTCGGCGCTGGCCTGGTTGTGTTCGAGATGGTAGAAGTGCAGGATCAGCAGGCCCAGGCCGAACAGGGCGGGCAGGGCGCAGGCCAGCACGAGCAAGGCGATCTGCGACCGGATCGACGGTAAGGGGTCCCAGGCCTTCTCGTGCACGTCTTGCTCCGAAAGTGAATGCCGGGCCATGATAGCCCAGCCGCGCCTGGCGCGAAAGCTCAGAAGAAGATGGCGGTGCGGGTGATGATGGTGCCGTTGTTCGTGTACGGCCCGCTGGCCCGCACCGCGCCGCTGTCGGGCTTGCCGTCATCGAGCTTTTCGTCCAGCTGCTGGGCGTAGGTGTCCGGCAGGTTGTCGAAACGGATGCCGTTGCCGCCCCGCCCGCCCACCACATCGTTGAAGATGTAAACGGCGCCGCCATGCGCGCTGGTCATGAAGTCGGTGGTGCCGTTGAAGGAGCCGGTGATCAGGCCCGCGAGGGCAAGATGTTGGGGGGCAAGTTGATACTCAGCAATCTGCCCATCGCCGTTGCCGTTGCCGGTGGCGCCGGGCACATGGGTGGTGGCAAGGGGGTCGTCGCCGGGCAGGGCGCGATAGCGGTCCTGGTAGGCATTCACGGCGGCCTGCAGGGAGGTGGCCTGCTGGATGATGTTCTTGATCTTGGCGTTGTCGATGAGGCTTTGCCCCTTCAGCACGCCCCCCAGGAGCAGGCCGATGATGACCAGAACGATGGCGATTTCTACCAGGGTGAAGCCGGCCTGACGGGACATGGACGCTCCTTGTTTGTTAGTACGTATCTTACAAGCCCGGCCGGAATTGCGCAGGGCCAAGTTTAACCGTGCGCAGCCTCAGGGCAGCCGCCCCGCCGCCACCATGCGGTTGTAAAGGATATTCGGCGAGAGCCAGACCACGATGTCGTCGTAGGCGCCGCCGGGCGTGCGCCCGCTGTCGCTCGGGTCGCGGCTGATAAAGGCCGTTCCCAGGGGAGCGAGATTGGCCTTTTCGTCGATATTGCCCTGGCCAGCGTCCGCCACGCGCAAGCCTGTGTCGCCGTAGGCGCCGTAGCCGTTGCGCCCGTGCGAAAGGATCACGGCGGGGATGTCGTTGTCCGCGCTGGCCTGCACCAGGGCGCCGGGCGCGTCGCGGGTGGCGATGGTGATGTCGCGCGGCGTGTTGAGGCGGAAGACCACGGCGCTGTCGCTGAAGGCAGGCGTCACGCTGTACAGGTACAGGCGTCCCCACGCATCCAGCCTTTGCACACCAAGCGTGGCCCAGGGCAGGAAGCCGATGCGGCGCTCGTTGGTGCAGCGTTCCCCGCTGCGGTCTTCCAGGCCATTGCTGGCGGAGATGGCGGGGCAGGGCAGGTAGCCGTTGCGCACGGCGAAACCGGCAAGCGCCTCGCGCGCCTCCTCCATAGCCTTGCGCGTATCGGCGGCCCGCCGCTGCTCCAGCTGAACGCCGAGCGGCGTAATCAGCCCCCCCACCAGCAGGCCGACGATGACCAGCACGATGGAGATTTCGACCAGCGTAAAGCCATTGGCGTATTTCTTCATATTGTGGGTTCAGGGCAGCGTGCGCGCCGCCGCCATCCTTTCATAAAGCAGCTCGAGGGGCACCGCCACCAGCATGTCGTCGAAGGGGCCGCCCGGCGCGGCGCCGTCCTCGCTGCGGCTACGCTGGAAGAATTCGACGGAGCCTTCGTCGTTCAACAGTTCATCCCGGTTGTTCAGCACCGCGTTGGCCAGGCGCAGGCCCGCCACGGAAGTGCCCACGTTGTCCCGTCCCTGCGAAAAGACAACGGCGGGCGCGCACTGGGCCGCCAGCGTGCATTCATCCTGCCCCACGAGGTATTGCAGGCGCCCCTGGCCGCTGCGGGTGAGCACGCGTTTGGTGGCGACGGTGGACAGGCGCTGGACCGGCAGCACCGTGTACAGCGGCGTCACGCTGTAGCGCAGCACCTTGCCCCAGCTGTCCGCGCCGTCCACGCCCAGCGTGGTCCACGGCAGGAAGCCCGTGCAGCTCTCTTCGTCCGTGCAGGGCTCGGCGCGTTCGCGCCCATCCAGCGCGGACACGGCGGGCCGCGGCAGGCGGCCGTTGGTGGCCGCATAGCCCACCAGCGCCTCCCTGGCCTGCGCCAGCCGCGCCAGGGTGCGCTGCTCGCGCAGGGCTTCGATCCCGCTGCGGCTGAACACCCCGATCAGCACGGAGGACAGGGCCAGCCCCGCCACCGCAAGCAGCAGCAGGAGGGCCGCGCCGCGCTGGCGGGCAGGCCTAGCGCTGCGCTTCGCCGATGGCGCCCGTGGCGGGATCATAGCTTTGGCCCGGTTTCATGATGACCTTGCGGCCCGAGAGGTCGAGCGGCACGCTCTGGCCGCGCGCGGAGGGCGCGGCCTCCTGCGGCTCGTTGTTGACCCAGACGATGGTCTTGCCGTTGCTGCGCCGGAGCACGCCGTTCAGCTGCAAGGGCTCGGGCGGGGGCGGCGGGGGCGCGGCCTGCGCCATGGGCGGCGGCGGTGGAGGCGGCGCGGGCGCTGCCACAGCGGCCTGCATCGACGAATTGCCGCCCAGGAGGGCCGCAGGGTCCGCGCTGCTGCGCTGCTGGTCGAGCTGGTTGCGCTCCACCGGGGTCGTGAACAGGCGGCCCATGGTGATGATCGTGGTCTGGGCCGAGGCGGGCGCGATCGCGCAGGCGGCGGCAAGCAGCATCCATCTCATGGCCGCGCTCCCCGAGCTGGAGGCTGGCGGGTGAGGGTGAGCCAGTTCAGCACGCAGTCTGCCGTGAGCGAGGGCGCCAGCGGCGCGTTGCCCGCGCTGGCGGTGCGCCGCAGCTCGCAGCCCTGCACTGCGAAGACGCCGCGCTGGCGCAGGTCGGTGAGGAAGTAGAGCAGGTCCAGTTCGTGCAGCAGGTCCATATGCAGGGCCATGCGGCTGCCGCGCAGCTGGTAGTCGCCCGTGGCCAGCCTGCCTTCCACGCGGTAGGGCTGCTGCGGCTCGATCTCGTAGGTGAGCGGCAGCAGGCGGCGCTGCTCCTGGATCTGGCGGATCGCCTCGACCCAGGCCAGGCGGTTCTCGCTGCCGACGAAGCCCAGGCGCTGCAAGGTGAGGAACTGCGGCTGGTAAAGGCGGATCTCCTGCTTTTCGGACTCCGCCTGCACGAAGTTCTGCTGCGCCAGGTTGCGCAGGTGCTGCTGGTAGGACTCGCGGTCGCGCGCCGCCTGAAGGTGCCAGTGCGTGGCGAAGACGCAGGCAATGGCGATGCCCGCCGTTCCGGCAAAGGTGACGGCGGCCGTCCGGATCAGCGGGAACTCGCGTATCCAGTAGGGTAGGGGCAGGCGGCGGCGCGGCGCCTTCTTTTTCGGTCCTGGGCTCATGGGTTGTACACCATATTCAGGGTGAAGCGGGCCCGGTTCTCGCCGCCCGCCGTGCTGGCGCCTGCCCGGCCGCTCAGGCGGACGTTGGAGCGCACGTCCACCGGCAGCTGCTCGATCTCCACCGTCATGCGCGGCACGCGCGCCAGCGTCTGGGCGAAGGCGTTCATGTTGTCCAGCACCGCGCGGTAGTCGTCCTGTGCCGCCAGCACTTCGGCCTCGATCCTGAGCGACTGGGCGGGGGCGCGCGGAATGCCCAGGGCGAGGGTGGACGTGGGACCTGCCTGCACCGGGGCGCCTGCGGCGGGGCCCGGGCCGAGGGCCACCTGCTGCGCGCCGGGCACCAGGGCGCGCCATTCGAGCTGGCGCAGGCGGATCTGGGGCGAGCGCTCCAGTGCTTCGCTCAGCACGCCCGTCATGTGCAGGGGCCATGGGCCGTGCTGCGCCACCAGCCGCTCGATCAGCACGGCGGCCTTCATATTGGCCGTCTTCTCGATGGCGGGAGGCATGCTGGACATGCTGCGCTTGTAGCTCGCCGTGTAATGCGCCGCTTCCGCCTCCAGCTTTTCCGTGCTGCGCGCAGCCACCGCATAGCCCGCGATATTGGCTATGGTCCAGATGATGCCCGCCGCGCCGATCACCGCGCTCGAAGCGAAGAGCGAAATGCGGGCGCGCCACAGGCCGTAGTAGCGGAACTTCTCCCGCAGCCGGTAGTGGCTGGACGGCGGATTGCGGCCCAGGATCTGGATCACCAGGCTGTCCGCCAGTTCCGGAATGTGGTCCAGGTGGACGGCGGCGGCGGCAGCTTCCATGGGCACGAAGTGGTAGCGCAGGTCCTCGCGGTCGCCGCACTGGTTCAGCAGGATGTCCAGCGCCGGCGGGGGCGTGACGACGGCCACGTGCAGCAGGTCTTCCCGCTCCACGAGGCGAATGCTGGCCAGGAACTGCTGCGTGCGCGCCGTTTCCGCGTCCACGCTGCCCCAGCCCGCGCCCTGCACGAGGCGGGAGAACTTGAGCTGCCCTTCGTGGAAATAGCTTTGCCGGATGCCCGCCGACTGCACCGTGACCAGCAGCAGATGCTCCTGGTGCAGGGCCAGCCGGTCCGGCAGCACGGTGCTGAGGAGCGTGGCGGAATACACGCCCGCCAGCGGCGCCCGCACGGCTTCCAGCGCGTCGATCCAGGGCGTGAGCAGGGACGGGTTGGTCAGGCCGCTGAAGAGGACGATATCGTCTTCCCGCCCCTCCGTGACACGGCCCTGGATGACCGCCACGCGGAAGGGCGTGTCGCGGTAGTGGTTGGTAATGCGCCGCTCCATCATCTTGCGGCCCGGCCTTCCGCGCACATGGGGCAGCAGCAGGCGGGCAAAGTCTTCTTCCACCACGTCCGCGATCATGTAGATAGGGCGGTTGAGGCGTTCGCGCATATGCTCCATGAAGGCTTCCACGCCTTCGCGCGTGGCCGGGAAGGTGGCGAGCGCGGTGATCTCGTTGCCCTGCCATTGGCAGGCCTGGATCTGCTCGGTGCTGACGTAGAGGATCTGTTTGGGCAGCATGGTCAGATCCTGATGGCGCTGATGGTGTCGTAGATGGGGCCCAGCACGGAGAGCATGATCCAGCCCAGAAGGAGGCCGAGGATGACCGTCATGGCCGGTTCGATCATGGTCTGCACGCGCTCGATCTTCTCTCGCACTTCCCTGTTGTAGAAGTAGGCCACATTGCG encodes:
- a CDS encoding prepilin-type N-terminal cleavage/methylation domain-containing protein; translation: MKKYANGFTLVEISIVLVIVGLLVGGLITPLGVQLEQRRAADTRKAMEEAREALAGFAVRNGYLPCPAISASNGLEDRSGERCTNERRIGFLPWATLGVQRLDAWGRLYLYSVTPAFSDSAVVFRLNTPRDITIATRDAPGALVQASADNDIPAVILSHGRNGYGAYGDTGLRVADAGQGNIDEKANLAPLGTAFISRDPSDSGRTPGGAYDDIVVWLSPNILYNRMVAAGRLP
- a CDS encoding diguanylate cyclase domain-containing protein, yielding MSWTDLAANGRILIVDDAMENIQILHHVLGDEHDVLFALDGVKALELARNQRPDLILLDAVMPGMDGFEVCAALRASAELSSIPVIFVTALSNPEDETRALEAGAMDFISKPFNVAVVKARVRTQLTLKRQADAMRELSLTDSLTGVSNRRSFSDTLDSEWRSCMRAGTPLSLVLIDIDHFKLYNDSYGHQAGDSCLQQVAAAMQRCAQRPHDMLARYGGEEFALLLPQVDASGAETVARRLLEEVATLALPHRNSPTSDHVTISMGVVCMQPGADNTSAQLVRAADTLLYEAKESGRNRYRIASYG
- a CDS encoding prepilin-type N-terminal cleavage/methylation domain-containing protein codes for the protein MSRQAGFTLVEIAIVLVIIGLLLGGVLKGQSLIDNAKIKNIIQQATSLQAAVNAYQDRYRALPGDDPLATTHVPGATGNGNGDGQIAEYQLAPQHLALAGLITGSFNGTTDFMTSAHGGAVYIFNDVVGGRGGNGIRFDNLPDTYAQQLDEKLDDGKPDSGAVRASGPYTNNGTIITRTAIFF
- a CDS encoding PAS domain-containing protein; translated protein: MHEKAWDPLPSIRSQIALLVLACALPALFGLGLLILHFYHLEHNQASAEAQRMARTLAAAVERDLRIGKAIAQTLASSPSLKQGDFAAFRAQAADQMDADFPGYQIALHAPDGQQLANPSIAEGQPLPHPANAARLKLALEGGKPRLSDLFVGSLSHQPLFAIDVPVILDGKPAYVVSVLFQPAALRRLLADLELPQQISVTLLDASGKVVASSGTLAPGGAADGALLDFIGDTEQGKGGAITLDGVRMVGSYRKAPDSGWTVVVAVPESTVIGGLRKFASLISAGILVLLGVGFLLAWSVGGSIGRSVRALSGPARALAAGTPLKLEEMTFREAREVGEALLQVEVDIMRHRHELEALVAERTAQLADSKALLENVYATAPVGLSFVDPDLKVVMINEYLAAVNAAPVSAHIGRSFGELIQDDKVRHDVRLAYEQVLKTGQPIANIELSGTSPAWPGRVNHYITGYYPVFTDGRLVGITGLLLDVTAQKQTEAALRQSRQLFRSVVENMPALIFVKRAGDLRYEMVNREFERVLGRPRGDMLGMADTELFPPAEAERFTAGDRQAEASHETIELQDEELTSADRVVHILTTRKVALRDESGAPTHILGMAIDITERKRADEALRQTSLQLARSNTFLRTVTDNLPGMVAYWDKDLVCRFANKFFLNWLGRPLEDTVGMHASQLIDPARLNHLMPRIEGVQAGRPQNFAREVQLAGGETLYLWINYLPDLDENGALRGCYMLASDVTELKRSELRVHETNEALVRARDRAEAASRAKSEFVANMSHEIRTPMNVIIGLARLLEEAPLERRERSYLTKIQLATQSLLGLVNDVLDFSRIEAGQLTLEHAAFKLDHILASAAVLTADAAWEKGLEPVFDVDPALPAELEGDAMRLQQILINLLGNAVKFTEQGEVVLTVRRLREESGCIWLGFTVRDTGIGITPEQQEHMFEAFSQGDTSTSRRYGGAGLGLSISKRLTDLMGGEITVHSQPGVGSSFHLAVPLALGAQEDSAAAESLQGLRVLIVDDNASARQALAGAGRAWNWQLRMAASGAEALGMLRQLENEGQRLDLLLIDSAMPELDGVSMLTQARSEARLPFPPAIVMASETAAEDLLQLAEGLEIAAVLAKPWTPSRLAQIVLRALSGSGQPGEAPVSTQLSGRLPGLRVLLVEDNEINQEMARYILLHSGARVEIAENGQMAVDMLREHPARCDVVLMDLQMPVMNGFEATAAIRAMGLTALPIAAMTANAMEEDRERAMAAGVDAHLAKPIDVEELIAVLVKLVPSLAQDSAQQAQSQAPERPERVPGIELETALNRMAGNYPAFVGLLKRFENSQGGAVSEVRECLACHDRGQAVITLHRLRGVAANLGAMEVAGLAARAEAAIGEHDEAALASLLKALDQAIAVVTEGARALPLPLQRAGEAEPAQRANLVQSLQELVSLLANNNLKALSHFQSLRPALEEEGGGALPALARAIETLDFPAAAQQVNELLKRMMTE